Genomic DNA from Candidatus Acetothermia bacterium:
CGGCGCCGACGAGGATACCCCGCCGGCCCCGGTCGGGGAGTACGCCCAGTCATGTCTGGGACGGGAACGCATCTTCCAGTACTTCTGTCTCGCTCAGGGCACGCGGACGGTGCTCATCCGGCTCAACTACGCAATCGACCTCCGGTACGGGGTGCTCCTCGACATCGCCCGCGCGGTGTGGGCCGGGGAGCCGATCGACCTCGGCATGTCCCGCGTCAACGTGATCTGGCAGGGCGACGCCTGCGACTGGGCGCTGCGTGCGTTCGGCCTGTGCTCCGTGCCGGCCGCGATCCTGAACGTCACGGGACCGGAGATCGTCTCGGTGCGCGCGGTCGCCGAGCGGTTCGGGGCGCTGTTCGGTCGCGGCCCGGTGTTCCAGGGCCGCGAGCAGCCCGACGCGCTGCTCGCGAGCAGCGCCAAGGCGTGCCGGCTGTTCGGGAGCCCGCGGGTGCCCCTGGAGCGGATGATCGCATGGGTCGCCGACTGGGTGGCGCGCGGCGTCACCTACGCCAAGCCGACCCACTTCTCGGAGCGGGAGGGCCGGTTCTGATGGCGTCCCTGGCCCGGCCTCAAGTTCTGGCGAAGCTCCGGGAAGGGATGGTCATCCCGGCCCATCCGCTGGCGCTCACCGCGGCGCGGAGGCTCGACGAGCGCCGGCAGCGCGCGCTCACCCGGTATTACCTCTCGGCGGGTGCCGGGGGCGTGGCGGTGGCCGTCCACACCGCCCAGTTCGAGATCCGGAAGCCGCAACATGGCCTCCTGGAGCCGGTGCTCGGCCTGGCTGCGGAAGTCTGCCGGGCGGAAGCCCCGGACGCGGTCCGCATCGCCGGGATCTGCGGGCGCACCGACCAGGCGGTGGCCGAGTCCGGCCGCGCGGGGGAGATCGCGCTGTACACAGGGAACGACGACCACATCGTCGGCGACCTGGTGACCCCGTTCGAGGTCGTCATCACGCGGGGAACGGTGATGGTGCGGATCGTGGGCGGGCTGCTCGGGCAGTGGGCGGTGTGGACGCGCGCGGCCGTGGACCTGTTCCAGCGGGTCCGGGCCCTCATCCGGTCCGGCGCCCCAATCCCGCAAGACATCCTGAGCCTCGGGGAGCA
This window encodes:
- a CDS encoding NAD(P)-dependent oxidoreductase, with protein sequence MTKRPALPDKISSVAELDRLLSEPSPALVEGIGALEGGLLVLGAGGKMGFTLAAMAHRAAEVAGLDLPVVAVSRFSDPVQREPLEKLGIDTIPCDLLDVDALERLPDLPNVVFMAGRKFGSVGNEPLTWAINTFLPGLVARRFRDARIVAFSTGNVYPFVPVDSPGADEDTPPAPVGEYAQSCLGRERIFQYFCLAQGTRTVLIRLNYAIDLRYGVLLDIARAVWAGEPIDLGMSRVNVIWQGDACDWALRAFGLCSVPAAILNVTGPEIVSVRAVAERFGALFGRGPVFQGREQPDALLASSAKACRLFGSPRVPLERMIAWVADWVARGVTYAKPTHFSEREGRF